Within the Alteromonas sp. M12 genome, the region ACTGCGAACTTAGCGTTAGAAAAATGCGGCGTAATTAACATTTAGCTTATTATCGATTAATCCGTTGTCAAACAAAGTGCCAAATTCATCGTTAGCATCCCAATGGTGACTACTCAATGCGATATCCACCTGATGGTCATCTCGGATGCCTTTGAAACGACTGCTAATCTTATAAATTTTACTTTTCGGTAAGGCGAGCTCTAATCCCTGAGAAGTACTAAATTCAGGCGCAGATTGCAGGATGACACCCGCACTTAGACTAATTTTACGATTGACACTATAGCGTGGTAAAAAAGAGTAACGCTTAAGACTGATTTTTTGGCTATTGATGCCCCACTGCAGCTTACCGTTCGCATAGCTCATACCGCCTTCAAATGACAAACGTTGGTTAACCGGTTGACTAAATGTTAATTCATATTCCCGATGACGACAGCCATCAAATTTAATACGAGATTTATTAAATTCAATTTTGGTGGTCTCTGGTACTAGGTTGTTTAGCCAATTCACCCCTTTAGCAATAAAAAACTCATCTGCTTGGCAACTACTGCCAACTAAGGTCATAAACAAACACAAATACTTGAACATGATGGCTAACTCAAAGGGTTTATTTAACTTGATTAAATAGTACTCAAAAAACAGCAGCTGTAACGTACATCAACCGACATTAGGTATTCGAAACAATACGTGAACAACAGACGATTCAAACACGCAACAATACTTTTCAATCACTTAGTTAAAAAGACCAAACTCAGCACTTCGGCTTAAAACTAGAAAAAGATATGTGAAACATACTTTGTAAGGGTTTGTAGACGATATGTAAAAGTAGATTTGGCCTTAGCGCTTGTAGTTTTGACACTAAAGATTAGTATTATCCACAATGCTCATTTCAGAGCATACAATGAATAATAATAATGACGGAACTATCTCTCAAATAATTGGTAAAAATTAAATGAAAAAATTTGCTCTGACACTAACAAGTGCAATGCTAATTGCAACATTAGGTGGGTGCTCTCAAAGCACAACCCCCACTAAAACAGAAGATAAAACATCCATGACTGAACAAGTCGCACAAGAAACAAATCCATTACTTGCTGAATATTCAGGCCCTTATGGCGGTGTTCCAGCTTTTGATAAAATGGACTTAGCCCTACTAGTTCCAGCGTTAGAAAAAGGAATGGAAATCAATTTAGCCGAAGTAGACGCGATTATTAACAATCCTGAAGCGCCTACATTCGAAAATACTATTGTTCCGTTAGAAAAGTCTGGTGCAGAGTTAGGTCGCGTATTCACCTACTGGGGTATTTGGAGTTCCAATAAGAATAGCCCTGAGTTCCGTGAGATTCAAAAGGAAATGGTTCCTAAGATCTCCGCGTTTAGTTCAAAGATAAACCAAAATGAAAAGCTTTTTGCACGGGTAAAAGCAGTGTATGAAGGCGAAGAATATAAACAGCTAAATTCTGAACAGCAACGTGTGACTTGGTTGACATACAACGGTTTTGCACGCAATGGCGCGACCTTGGAAGGGGAAGCGAAAAAGCGTTATGCAGAAATAAACCAAGAAGTAGCAAGTTTACAAACCAAATTTGCAAATAATGTGTTGGCTGATGAAGAAAACTATGTGCTCTACATCGACGCTGATCAACTTTCTGGTTTACCTGAGTCCTTTGTGACTGGTGCAGCATCAGCCGCAGCCCAGCGAGGCCATGAAGGTAAATATGCGATTACTAACACCCGTTCATCAATGGACCCGTTCTTAACCTACTCTGAAGAACGTGAACTACGTAAAAAAGTTTGGGAAACATATTACAGCCGCGGCAACAACGGTGACGAATATGACAACAATGAATTGATCAAACAAATTTTAAAATTGCGTCATGAGCGTGTTCAACTGTTAGGTTACGAAAACTATTCACAGTGGAGACTAGAAGATCGCATGGCGAAAAATCCTGAAAACGCCATGGACTTGATGCAGAAAGTTTGGCCTGCGGCTATTGCTCGTGTGGATGAAGAAGTAAAAGACATGCAAGCCGTTGCGGATGCAGAGAATGCGAATATCACCATAGAGCCATGGGATTATCGTTTTTATGCTGAAAAAGTACGTAAACAAAAATACGACCTAGACTCAGACCAAGTAAAACAATATTTGCAGTTAGACAAACTTCGCGAAGCTATGTTTTATGTTGCAGGTCGTCTCTTCAACTTCAAATTTACACCTATCGAAGAAGGCAAAGTACCTGTTTTTCACCCAGATGTTAAAGTATGGGAAGTGACAGATCTTACGTCTGGTGAACATATAGGTTTATGGTATTTAGACCCATTTGCTCGCACTGGTAAACGTTCTGGCGCTTGGGCAACGACTTACCGCAGTTACACCACTTTTGATGGTAAGAAAACGGTACTTTCTTCGAATAACTCAAACTTCGTGAAAGGTCCTGAAGGCGAGCCAACATTGATTTCTTGGGATGATGCGGAAACTTACTTCCATGAATTTGGCCATGCATTGCACTTCTTATCGGCCAAGGTAGCCTACCCAACGTCACATTCAGGTGTGCGTGATTACACTGAATTCCAATCTCAATTGTTAGAGCGTTGGTTAATCACTGATGAAGTAATTAATAATTATCTAGTGCATTACAAAACCGGTGAACCTATCCCACAAGAGTTAGTAGCTAAAATCAAAAAAGCATCTACTTTCAATGAAGGTTTCAAAACCACTGAGTACATGGCATCTGCAATAATGGACTTGTTGTATCACACAACAGATCCTGCTGCGATTGATCCTCAGAAGTTTGAACAAGAACAACTTGTGAAATTAGGCATGCCGGAAGAAATGGTAATGCGTCACCGTAGTACTCAATTTGGGCACATCTTTAGTAGTGAAGGTTATGCGTCTAGTTATTACGGGTACATGTGGGCTGAAGTTTTAACCTCAGATGCTGCTGAAGCCTTTGCTGAAGCACCTGGTGGATTCTACGACAAAGAACTAAGTGAAAAGCTAGTTAAGCATTTATTCGCCATTCGAAACGCAATGGACCCTGCTGAAGCTTATCGTTTGTTTAGAGGTAGAGATGCAAATGTAGAAGCCCTGATGCGCGATCGCGGATTCCCAGTGAAATAAGCCTGATTCAATACAGGTTTTAATCTTAAAAATAGCACTTTTAAAGTGCTATTTTTTTGTCTTCACATCAGCGCAGGAAATCGACTCAAGAGCGGTTAGACATATGTTTTTTAGACGTCTTTAAAATACCAATCCACAGAGCCACCTCCAACAAAAAGCCTAATGCAATAAATGCGATTGCGCCAATGACACTGCCAACGTAATAGCAGACAAAGGCGAGGCAAAATAACGCTGATATTAATAAATACTTAGTTGTTTTCGACATATCAATCTCATAGGTTTGTTAAGGGCATTTAAATGAAACTTCATTCTCAGCACAAGGAAAGCAACTGCGAACTTCTTTGCCTGTATAGGCATTGCAAACCTTACCGGTTTCAACATCTACCAAATAAGACTCATTCTCAGTTTGATAGTAGTAATGAACAAAAAGGTCTCCTTGATCTTCAAACTCATGTTGGGAATTGGGCTCACCTTTGGCGACCAATAAATCTTCCTGACTTGCCAATTGAAGTCCATCGTTTGCTATCCCACTTTTGAAGATAAAAATTGATCCACAGACTAAGAATATGAATACGGACTTCTTCATTTAGCGCTTAACTCCCCATTATTTTTAAAGCAATATACGGAGAAACAATAAAAACCAATGTCATGACTTTATAAAGACTCAGAAAGTTAATATACAAAGGTGGCAATGTGCTTTTTTCAACTTTGAATACCTTACTATGAATTGAAGCTATTGCATCAGGCATAAGTGTTACAATTAATGTAGCAAGTAATAAATAGGCGAGATTAATTATTGACGCCCAACCAAATAGCTCAGTTATTTGTATAATAGTCATAGTGGATTACCCTTAGTACCAATACTTTAATCAGTCTTAGTCTAACTAGTATAAGAGTATAGCGGTCCAAACTCATTTTTTTATTGCAACTCAAAAGATATCAAACTGAATTCACAGCCTTGCTAGCTCCCAAGTGATATTAATTTTACAAGCAATATAAAACAAACTTAGGTGATGCAAAGTCATCACAGCTAAATCAACTTCGGTCAAAACAGACTCGGAATTCAATCACTTTCATAAATATCTAATTTTTTTTAAACCAACAACTGATTTCAAAAATGATTAGGGTATATTTGTCCCATATTGAATACACTCACAGGATTATGCTTTGAAACGTCATATTGGTTTTGCACTAAATATTCTTGCAATAGGTTTGTTTTTCCCTGGAATATTATTACCTATGTTTTCGTTAGATATGGAGATGGCTGCATCATTAGGGGGATCGACTCTGAGCTCCAGTATTGTCGATAAAGAGCTATCGATAATGGCAACCATCGATGAGTTATGGCACGACCAAAGAATATTAGTCGCGGCACTAATTTTACTGTTTTCAGTGGGGATACCACTGATAAAAACGAGCATGGTTTGTGTTGCATATTTCCAACCTGGTACAAGGCTAGAACGGGCTTTTTTAAGTGTGGTTTCAAGCATTGGGAAATGGTCGATGGCTGATGTGTTTGTCGTAGCGGTTTTCCTCGCTATTTTATCCACCAATCACGCAGAAACAACTGACTCTCATAATTTTGCGGTATTCGGATTTAAAATGTCGTTAGATATCAGCACACAAACACTATCTAATGCAGGCCAAGGATTCTACTATTTTGCTGGTTATTGTTTACTATCTTTATTAGGAACGCACTTCGCAATGCGGGGGGCGCAGTCCTCTAAACCAAAAGCGCTTATGTAAAAACTATTCACGTTTATTTTTATACACAATCAAAAGTTGTTTAAAAATACAGCAATTAATCTGAAAAAATGTTAAACATATTAGGACAGGTTAAGACAATCGCCATTGTAAACAGTGGCAAACAGTCGCAGTAAATAACCGGTAAATTTCACCCTAACTAAAGAAAGGAGTCATTATGGCTATTGGAATTATGGAATTTATTGGCGGTATTTTTAAGCCAGCTGCAGATTTGATTGATAATGTGCACACTTCAGATGAAGAACGCTTAGTACTTAAAAAACAACTCGATGAAATTAGGGCTGGTGTACAACTTAAGATGATTGAGTTGGAGCACAAAGTTTTAGAGTATGAAACTAAAGTACTTCAAGCTCAGCAAGCCGTCATTGTCGCCGAAGCTCAAGGCAAAAGTTGGATACAGAGAAATTGGCGGCCGGTCTTAATGATGGTGATTATTTTTATTGTAGCGAATAACTACATTCTGTTTCCTTACCTCAATCTGTTTACCGACAAAGTGGCAATGTTAGAACTGCCAGAGGAACTGTTTACGCTGTTAACCGTAGGTGTAGGCGGTTATGTTGTCGGTAGAAGTGGCGAAAAAATAGCCCAATCTATGCGCAAACAACCAAGTGTAGAGAATGAAGGAAAATAAACCAGAACAAATATTCCCATAGTGACCATGAAGTCACTATGGGGAAAACATTACCATCTGCATGTTAAGTTTTCGATATTACCACCGAGTCCATCTGAGGCTGAAGTTTAAACTTCACCGTTTGTAATGCTAGGCACAGCGAAATCAGCCCCATACCAAACCAACCAATCAACTTAAAATCTTCTCCCACAATGATAACCGCTAAAAAAGTAGCAACCAAGGGCTCGATTAGCGTTATTAACGTGGCGCGACTAGCATCAACAAGTTTCAAGCCAAATCCAAACAATAAATACCCTAGAAACATCGGAAAAAAGGCCATGTACAAAGCAACCGAGGTATTTGTAACGGTAGAAAATAAATTAGCACCGGTAAACCATAAAGACGGTAGTAACAACAATGCAGCCAAGCCAAATAACCCTGCCATCGAAGATTGTGAATCAATACCTTTTTCAATCAAATGTTTAGCTGCCCAAGAATAGCCAGCATAGGTTAGCCCTGCCAATAAACCCAAAATAATCCCCACATATTGTAAGGTTTGGTGAGTTGATGTGACTAAACCGTCAGTTTTGCCAATCACTAACAGGACAATTCCAATAACGCCGATAACAAAACTCACAATCCACTGAACAGAAATATTCTTTTTACTAATAACCCGTTCATACAATGCAGCAAAAAAAGGTGCACTAGCAATAGAAATGACAGTACCAATAGCAACACCAGAAAATCGCATCGAGGTATAAAAGGCTAACGGGTAGATCGCGACACACGCGCCTCCGAACAACACGAAATGGGGATACGCGAGCATTAATCTAAAATCAGCGCGTAACTTGGAACGGGCAGAAAACACCAAAAGCACGCCGCCGATACCCATCGAAAAAGCCCCTATCGCCAATGAGCTAATATCTGGCGCATAGCTTGCTGCTACCCCAGTGGTACCCCAAAGAAAGCTAGCAATAACTATTGCAAAAATACTTTTAAAAACGTGGAATTGCTGAGACATAACAAAATGTGAGAATGTGTATTTAATGGTAGTAAAACTATACGCCTTTAAAATTCAAAAAATTTGACAAATAAGACACTTTCTTTGACGAAGCAGACTAAATTTAATGTTTAAATTTTGTTGGAGGAAGACCAAAATAGCTTGAAAACTTTCGGCTAAAGCTCGAAAGATCACTAAATCCGACCCTTTCTCCAACTAGCTGCAAAGGATAATCCGTATGGCGCAGCAATGCCTGAGCTTTTTCCATCCTTAAGGTGGTGACATATTTCATTACAGTAGTACCAGTCTGCTGCTTAAACAATTTTTTAAGTTGTGTTTCACTCAAACATGCAATTTTAGCCAAGTGTTTAATTTGTAGTTTGTTGGCAATATTCTGTTCTATGTAGGCAATAGTAGCGCCAATTCGTCTATCCACTTTTGGTAGTAAAGCTTGTTCACTCAATATAAGAAAGAAAGTTTCGTACATCGCTTGCTCAAGAGACGGGTTTAGCTGGTATTCAAGTTGATTCTCGATAAATCCTAAATAACTGATAAGACTTGAATTAATTGTAAAAACAACCTGTTCAGACAGTTCCAGGTTTTTTGGCAGAACTTGCATATCAGCGACTACAAACCTAGCTTCAGTATTTGCCGTAAAAAGATGAGATTCATTGGCTTTCACAACGACACACTCACCCGGCGCTACCTTGCCGTTAAAGTTACCTACTTTAATATTGATAACGCCCCTCAGAGGCAAAACCAACTGATTGAATGTGTGGCTATGATTAGTGGGCTTAGTACTGTACGACCGTATAGACAGATGGTTTGGCATAGAACCCTTATCAATTTCAGTTTACTTCAAGCTCTAGCCATTGAACTATTGTAATCTACTAGGCCAGAATGACAGTGTTGAAAGCAATATTACGCAAATTCATTAGCCTCTGCCATCCTAAAACAGTCGCAATTCAGCTAGCAAAGTGGAATGTTAGCCTATTTGACGTTTACGACATAATACGCGGTTAATTCACCTCCCCTTCCTGTTAATAGCAGTTGCTATAATTCCGATAAATTTGTCGCTAAATCAATTTAAATTTAGTGCACTCAGTTTAAGCTTGTATTTACGACTTACTTTGAGCTCAACGCCAGAGACTAATCTGGCCATATATTCGCCATTTGAATTAGGGGTTAGATGTGTAATCTGGTTCAGATTTATAATGCTTGACCGATTGATCCTTGGAAAACACCTTTTATCCAATTCGGCTTCAAATTGACGAAGTGTTTTACGCACTATATGGGTCTCATCAAGGGTATGGATACACATATAATCACCAGCGGCTTCAATCCACAAAATGTTTTCTAGCTTGATCCGTAACCATTGAGTGCCGCTTTTAATTGAAATAGTTTGTTGCAAATCCGTTAGTGTAGCTTGCTTCGAATGTTCTAGGCATTGCATAAAACCATCCAACGACTTACCGGTTTTACTACACAACAATTGATTAAGTTTAGTTTGCGCAAGCAACGCTTGATTCTCTAACAATGCATTTCCTAGCCTATCTAAACAAGCCTTGAGACGGCAATTGGAGATGGGTTTTAATAAATAATCAAACACCTTGTATTCAAACGCTTGCATCGCAAACTCGCTAGATGCTGCGACAAAAACAATTTTAGGTAATGGTACTATTGCTCCATTGAGCTTATCTAGCAGTTCAATACCATTTGCGCCAAGCATTTCGATATCAACAAACACGACATCAGGCTGGTACTCAAGAATATAGCTATAGCCACACTTTTGATTATCACAATGGGCTAATATGTTAATGTTTTCGAATGCCGTTAAACGAGGCGTCAAGCATCTATCTATCACGGCTTTATCTTCGACAACTATTGCCGAAATGGTATCCATCAAATTTCCCCATAAAATTTGCATGTGGATACTATTGTGATGCCTCACTGGTGACCTGCAAATTCAAGATGTAACAAGGTGTTGATGGGATTTAGCAAATAAAAAGGATAGAGCAGTGCTGAGCCTCGCGTAAACCGCTAACGCCAACTTATAAGTTGAAAAATAATTTTGGATTCAGGATATACGAAAAGCTGCCACCCAAGTGCGCAGCAGCAGATAATATTAGTCAGCTAATTTACGTTTAATCCGAGCCATCAAACCCAATAATCCGATAGCAAAAAAGCCAAGCGTTGCAGGCTCCGGAACTTGTGATACGGTGATGCGTGCCACTTCAAAACCAGATGCTGTAAAATCGGCAGCAGCTTGGTCTAGGGTATAACCACTGGCAGTAGTTCCACCGATGATAGCTAATCCTCCGGGTAAGACTTCAAGCCCGTTGTGAAAGGTGATCACCCCATTTTCGTTTTGACGTGCTTCGGCCTCAGCTCCTTGCAAGAAAGGCGCACCAAATCCTCGGTTTAATTCAGTACCAGAATCGTAGACTGATGAACCTAGCACTAAGATGTCCAATCCTACAAAGTTACCATCGTCATTGAATAGTGAATATGACATTGGGTTGTCATTGCCAATGAACGCATCGTTTGTGGGAATAAGCATGGATAAAAAGCTGAAATAACCACTGCTCATCGCTTCTATTTCTAACAATCCGCTAGTTGCCGTTTCACCCGGCTCAAACACGGGTGCCGCACCAGTGGGAGCGGCTAACACACTTTGAACTCCCATTGGGTTACTCATTGCAAAATCCGCTTCAATCCCCGCAGTCATGCCATTTTCCGCTAAACTTTGTAATGACGAAGACGCCACAGAGCCTGCGTCAAAAGCATCGTACATACCGTCATGAAAGCCTAACCAGACTGGCGTCATAGCTAAACCTCCATCGTCAAATAAACTGCTAACCTGCACCTGAATAGTTGTAGCATTGGCTGAGAGGCTTAGGCATGCCCCCAAAGCAGTAGTGATAATTCCTTTGTTTAATGTTTTCATAATTATGGTCTTCCAATATTCTAAGTAAACACGCTTTTGAAACAATATTTAAAGCGTTCCCGTGGCTTACATCCCTTTCGTTTGTCTTATTAATGTTAGAGATAGAAACATTGGCATTAATAAATTCACTACTAATCGCCAAGCAATGAGGGATAACTACTAGCAATTGTCAGATTACGAATGATTTATCACAAAAGTATCACGGGCGAATCACGAAAGATTAAAGAAATACTGAACCGCTGGAGCTTATTGACAGACCTATAAAGTATGAAAAGAAATAGTGAAACAGTTTTAACTGAGTGGTTAGTCATAAACGCTCAAATGGGCGATGAAAAAGCACTCGAACAGTTGCTTCGAGTCTGGTATCCCAAATTAATTGGTTATGCGTCAAGACTTCTGGAAGACGAACACTTAGCAAATGATGCAATCCAAAACGCGTTGCTTGATATGTGCAGGAATATTAAAAAAATTGAAGATCCTGCGGCTTTTCCTAAATGGATTTTTAAAATACTACAAAACAAGTGCGCTGATTCCATCAAACATTTACAAAAAGAGCGTCACAAAGCCCGTGCACTTGAAGCAAGTCAATACCTTGAAATCGAGAAAGTTGAGTTGCTAGACAACACACCAGAAGTTGATCTTTCTAATCTAGATAACAACGCATACCAGTTAGTGTACTTACACTATTTTGAAGAGTTTACGCTAACCGAGATTAGCCATATTGTCGGACTCCCGGTAGGTACATTGAAATCGAGGCTGCATGGGATTCGACAAAAACTTAAACTAAGCAATAAAGGACATTAAAATGAGTGATATTAATCAAAAAATTTTAGCGGCCATGCAACAACAAAGCAATGCTGAAAAGGTATCTGAACAAGAAGCAAATACATTGCAACTTATTGGTCGAAGCTTTAAAGGGACATTCAAATTTACGGCCATCGCGATTATTTCCCTGCAAGTTATATTCATAGGATTGGCGATTTATTTCGGGTTCAATCTATTCAATGAACAAAATATTGGAATTAAATTACACTGGCTGCTTGGAACACTTGTGGCTTTTATCATCTTCGCAGCTATGCGCTTATGGTTGTTCATGGAATTAAATCGATTGTCTGTACTCAGAGAAGTTAAACGAGTTGAGCTACAGCTAGCTTTGTTAACCAACCAATTGATTAATAATAATAAATTTGACGGTTGAACTTTTTCTGACATTAAACGTTTATATATTGAGAGATTGATATAGTGAAGCGATAAACTCAATCGATAAAACTAATTATACAAAATTTTCTAAACGACTATACTGATTAGCAGATTCTTAGATAACAAGGAGAAATTATGAAAATTGACATTGGTATTAATGAAACAGATCGTAATCAAATCGCTGAAGGTTTGAAAAAGTTACTGGCAGATAGCTATACCTTGTATCTCCAAACCCATAATTTTCACTGGAATGTGACGGGTCCTCAATTCAGAGAGTTACATTTGATGTTTGAAGAACATTATACTGAGTTAGCGGTTGCTGTTGATGATATAGCAGAACGGATCCGGACTTTGGGTATGGTTGCACCAGGGACCTATAAAGAGTTTGCAAAACTGAGCGCAATTAAAGAAGTCGATGGCGTCCCCGCGTCAGAAGAAATGGTTAAAATTCTGTTGCAGGGTCATGAGCAAGTGGTTAAAACTTGTAGAGAGGCCCTTAAAGTAGCTCAAGATGCAGATGACGAATCTTCTGCAGCATTGGTATCAGATAGAATGCGTGTACATGAAAAGACCGCGTGGATGCTTAGAGCAACTCTAAGATAGTAGTTCGCAACCTACTTGATTGTAAACTTGTAGGCTAACTGTGCATCATTATCATACTTACCGTCTTGTCGACTTAATATTTATTTTGAAGTGGACAAAGACGGTATTTTGTTTCTGACGTGTGCAAAATGTTGGGATTCTGACTGCCTAGTAGGCCAGACAATCTGGTTAACTCAGGCCGCATTTTGAATCAGTTATTCCATCAAGCAAGTAACAGTCAAATTAGCCCGTAGGTTCTACTTTGTGTTTAAACTGCATCTCATCTGTGTATGTTTGCACCTGATTCTTACCTTTGGCTTTGGCTTCATAAAGTGCTGCGTCAGCTAAGCTGGCGAGCTCAAGAAAGTCATTGCACTGCTCTAAGTTTGCCGCCAAACCAAGACTAAAAGTAACCTCGCCCACTTTTAAACCCGCTTGTGAGATGTGCTCTTGAATATTCTGGAAAAGACGTTTGGCTAATTGATTGCCTTCTTTTTCACTGCTATTTGGTAAAACGAATAGAAACTCTTCACCACCAATTCGCCCTACATAGTCGGAAGCCCGTAATGCCTCTTTGCAAATTGAAGCAACGAACTTCAGCACTTTATCTCCTTCAGCGTGTCCGTAATTGTCATTTACTAATTTGAAATTATCCACGTCGAGCATCAGTACACATAAGTTCTGTTTGTAACGTTTACTAATAGCAAAGGCCTGCTCCCCGGATTCCAAGATACTCCTGCGATTGCGTAATCCAGTCAGATTATCCAATATGGCTAGGCGTTTATTTTTGCGATAAAGCTGGTATATTATCGCAAGAAATAACATCACAATAACGGTAAAAACCACTAAACCAAGGACTATCCATTGCTGTCTTTTTTGCAATTGCGTTTGCTGTTCTAACTGGGTTTGTAACAATTCATTCTTTTCGTCTAAAAACTGATTTTCCAGTTGTTGTTGTGCCAAATTAAATTCACTGTTTAATCTTGCGGTTTGACTTGTAATATCTAATCGAGCTTTGGCCAAAAGAGCACGTTCCGACTTATACATATAATCGTAGGCTTTCTGAAATTCGCCTTTTTCGTTTAGTATTCTTGCATATTGATTAAATGCATCCCATTGGCCTGCTAAATCATCGGTTTCGGCAGCCATTAACGCAGCTTTTTCAGCGTAACTTAAAGCTCGGTCAAGAAAGCCATTAGCGTTTAAAATTGAACTGTAATGCACGTAAGAGTTAGCGATAGTGACTGGGTTGTTCAATTCTTCCCGTAAAGTCACAGATTCGCCAATCCACCTCAAGGCTTCGGTATCATTACCATCTTTACTGTGAAAATACGATTTAAGTAGGTAGGCATACGCCAAAGAAGAAATATCTTCCATTTTGACAAATACCTGAATTGCATTATCCAATAAAAAGAATGCCTGTTTTCGGTCGCCTACAATATTGATCATTTGCCCTTCACTCATTAATGAGATGGCCCTAAATATGGTGTCATGTTCGGCAAACATTTGTTTAGATAATCGATAAAAAACTTCAGCTTGTTCGTAATTTTTCAGCTCGTAATTTACATCGCCACTGTAGTACAGAGATAGCCCAGAAAGTATCGACCAATTATTAGCGTTGGCAATATGGTTCACCTCAGACAGTGATTCAGTAGCCTTAGTGTAACGTTGCAAATACCCGTCATTGATACCGCTGTACATGGTCAATACGGCAGTAAGATAAATCAACTCAGGTTGTTGTTTATTTGCGATGTTTAAAATATCCAGAATGTCTTTCGCTTGGTTAAAAGAGGTATCTGCAGCAACATATTGACTTAATGAAAAGTAACTATACCCCCTAAATATCTGCCACTTGAGTGAATTCACACCATTGGATTGGCCTACACCCAGCTCAGCCAACTCATCTAACACTTCGGTTAGTAACTCAACCCGATCAAATTGCAATAACAACGATGCCAAAGAGAAATTGTTTTTCACCTGCTCTTCAACGGTTGCAGAATCAGCAATACGATTTACTAAAGTGGCGTGTATTTGTGAAAAAGGAGTTTGATTATCTGCATGTTGAAAGAAAAACGCAGTTTCAGCTCTGACTAAAAAACTACAGAACATAAGCATTATTGCCAGTAGAGGTGGAATATTAATTGAGCGCAACGTCATAAATGGTAACTGCCCACTATATGCTTAAAAAAAACAGATACTTAAATAGTTGTTTATTCGAGCAAAATAAGCAACACATAAATACTAATTTAGGTTAAGAAAGTACAATCA harbors:
- a CDS encoding M3 family metallopeptidase encodes the protein MKKFALTLTSAMLIATLGGCSQSTTPTKTEDKTSMTEQVAQETNPLLAEYSGPYGGVPAFDKMDLALLVPALEKGMEINLAEVDAIINNPEAPTFENTIVPLEKSGAELGRVFTYWGIWSSNKNSPEFREIQKEMVPKISAFSSKINQNEKLFARVKAVYEGEEYKQLNSEQQRVTWLTYNGFARNGATLEGEAKKRYAEINQEVASLQTKFANNVLADEENYVLYIDADQLSGLPESFVTGAASAAAQRGHEGKYAITNTRSSMDPFLTYSEERELRKKVWETYYSRGNNGDEYDNNELIKQILKLRHERVQLLGYENYSQWRLEDRMAKNPENAMDLMQKVWPAAIARVDEEVKDMQAVADAENANITIEPWDYRFYAEKVRKQKYDLDSDQVKQYLQLDKLREAMFYVAGRLFNFKFTPIEEGKVPVFHPDVKVWEVTDLTSGEHIGLWYLDPFARTGKRSGAWATTYRSYTTFDGKKTVLSSNNSNFVKGPEGEPTLISWDDAETYFHEFGHALHFLSAKVAYPTSHSGVRDYTEFQSQLLERWLITDEVINNYLVHYKTGEPIPQELVAKIKKASTFNEGFKTTEYMASAIMDLLYHTTDPAAIDPQKFEQEQLVKLGMPEEMVMRHRSTQFGHIFSSEGYASSYYGYMWAEVLTSDAAEAFAEAPGGFYDKELSEKLVKHLFAIRNAMDPAEAYRLFRGRDANVEALMRDRGFPVK
- a CDS encoding DUF6868 family protein, whose protein sequence is MTIIQITELFGWASIINLAYLLLATLIVTLMPDAIASIHSKVFKVEKSTLPPLYINFLSLYKVMTLVFIVSPYIALKIMGS
- a CDS encoding paraquat-inducible protein A, producing MKRHIGFALNILAIGLFFPGILLPMFSLDMEMAASLGGSTLSSSIVDKELSIMATIDELWHDQRILVAALILLFSVGIPLIKTSMVCVAYFQPGTRLERAFLSVVSSIGKWSMADVFVVAVFLAILSTNHAETTDSHNFAVFGFKMSLDISTQTLSNAGQGFYYFAGYCLLSLLGTHFAMRGAQSSKPKALM
- a CDS encoding 3TM-type holin — protein: MAIGIMEFIGGIFKPAADLIDNVHTSDEERLVLKKQLDEIRAGVQLKMIELEHKVLEYETKVLQAQQAVIVAEAQGKSWIQRNWRPVLMMVIIFIVANNYILFPYLNLFTDKVAMLELPEELFTLLTVGVGGYVVGRSGEKIAQSMRKQPSVENEGK
- a CDS encoding EamA family transporter, coding for MSQQFHVFKSIFAIVIASFLWGTTGVAASYAPDISSLAIGAFSMGIGGVLLVFSARSKLRADFRLMLAYPHFVLFGGACVAIYPLAFYTSMRFSGVAIGTVISIASAPFFAALYERVISKKNISVQWIVSFVIGVIGIVLLVIGKTDGLVTSTHQTLQYVGIILGLLAGLTYAGYSWAAKHLIEKGIDSQSSMAGLFGLAALLLLPSLWFTGANLFSTVTNTSVALYMAFFPMFLGYLLFGFGLKLVDASRATLITLIEPLVATFLAVIIVGEDFKLIGWFGMGLISLCLALQTVKFKLQPQMDSVVISKT
- a CDS encoding AraC family transcriptional regulator — protein: MKANESHLFTANTEARFVVADMQVLPKNLELSEQVVFTINSSLISYLGFIENQLEYQLNPSLEQAMYETFFLILSEQALLPKVDRRIGATIAYIEQNIANKLQIKHLAKIACLSETQLKKLFKQQTGTTVMKYVTTLRMEKAQALLRHTDYPLQLVGERVGFSDLSSFSRKFSSYFGLPPTKFKH
- a CDS encoding LytTR family DNA-binding domain-containing protein → MDTISAIVVEDKAVIDRCLTPRLTAFENINILAHCDNQKCGYSYILEYQPDVVFVDIEMLGANGIELLDKLNGAIVPLPKIVFVAASSEFAMQAFEYKVFDYLLKPISNCRLKACLDRLGNALLENQALLAQTKLNQLLCSKTGKSLDGFMQCLEHSKQATLTDLQQTISIKSGTQWLRIKLENILWIEAAGDYMCIHTLDETHIVRKTLRQFEAELDKRCFPRINRSSIINLNQITHLTPNSNGEYMARLVSGVELKVSRKYKLKLSALNLN
- a CDS encoding spondin domain-containing protein; this translates as MKTLNKGIITTALGACLSLSANATTIQVQVSSLFDDGGLAMTPVWLGFHDGMYDAFDAGSVASSSLQSLAENGMTAGIEADFAMSNPMGVQSVLAAPTGAAPVFEPGETATSGLLEIEAMSSGYFSFLSMLIPTNDAFIGNDNPMSYSLFNDDGNFVGLDILVLGSSVYDSGTELNRGFGAPFLQGAEAEARQNENGVITFHNGLEVLPGGLAIIGGTTASGYTLDQAAADFTASGFEVARITVSQVPEPATLGFFAIGLLGLMARIKRKLAD